The window CCTGTAATGTCACAACTCTCGCAGCTGCATTATATGCATGCTGAAATTGGATCATATTCGTCATTTCTTCATCAATGGAAACAGCACTCGTCGACATCCTACGTTCATTGGCTGAATTGACAAGAGCGGCTGAACTGCTTTCTAGCGTCATGTTCTTTTTCCCTTGGATCCCCATCTCAGCAATGACATTTTGGTAGTAATCCTGGATCGTCGTTGTATTGCCGCCGATTGGTACCTTTAAGTCTTGAATACCAGCTAATTTCGTAGCATTCGAACCGTCACCTTGTGTTTGATTGAGAGATGCTGCAATATTATCTGTTGATGCTAAAATGACATCACTCACTTTGATACGAGCTGCTAAGCCTTTATTCAATTCATTGTTATTCTCAATATCAAAGAAGTCTTGTCCACTTGTGCCATTTAACGTGTACCCCTGCTTATGCACATCGTTAAATGTATCCATAAATACTTGTGCTACTTCATCCAGCTCTGCAAGCATGTCTGGATACATGCCTTTTTCAGCACCATTTGACATGTAGCCATAAGCCTCAACAAGTGCTTTTACTTTACCATTCACTTGAAGCTGATCTGCTGCAATGGTTGTTGTTCCGAATTGAAGTGAGTTAACAAGTCCCGTTGTGTTATCATAGGAGATTTGCAGTTCAGATTTTTCGCTCGTAATGCCATTCAAAATCGTTCCAGCAGATTGTCCATTTGCACCGATAATTTCGATGTTGACAGTTCCTTCAGCAATTTTGAGTGCATTCCCACCAGATGGATTATAGCTCACTTTAATATCAACAAGTGAGGATAATTGATCTACCAACGCATCACGCGTATCATATAGATCATTTGGAAGATACCCGTTTGGTTCAACTGCTGCAATTTGTTTGTTCACTTCATCTATTTGAGATAAAATCGTGTTCACATTTTTGGCTGTTGAATCGAGTTCTGTTTTTAAATTCTTTTGTATCGTTGTTAAAGACGAATTAAGTAGACGGAATTGATCTACTAAAGCCTGTGCACTTGTTTTAACAACTGTACGCGCAGACGCTGTATCGGCATTTTTTGTTTCGGATAGGACCTGTAATGATTTCCAAAGGTTATCAAAAGCTCTGTTTAAGCCTTCATCCGTCAAATCATTCATAACTCCCTCCATTTGCGAAAGGGCATCAGATTTTGTTGAGTAGTAAGACAAGTTATTGTTATGATCTCTGAATTGCAGATCTAAAAAGCTGTCTCGAATTCTTTCCACGGTTCCAACTTGAACACCTGTCCCCATTTGGCCATAATTCTTGCCGTCATAAACAGAAATGACTGGATAAGGATTATCTGCTTTAAAGGTAACTCTTTGTCTTGAGTAGCCATCTGTATTTGCATTGGACACGTTGTTTGATGTGACATAAAGCCCTGCACGCTGGGCTGTGATTCCTCTTTTTGCCGTTTCTAGACCCATGAATGTAGAACCCATTGGTATCCTCCTTGTTTACGCCTTTGAATCAAACAAAGCCCTCTGCTGTTTAGGCTTTGAACTCTCAAGACCATTTTGTCCGTAATTCATATTTTCTTTATTAGGGTTAACGAGATCGAATGTCAGTGAAATAAATTGAAGCGACTGCTGAATGAGCTGTTTGTTCAGTTCATTTACATCTTTCAGTTCCACCATGATGTCATTTAATTTGTCATATAATGAAATGAGCTCTTCTTGATCCGAACCTTCAGCCTTTTCGATACACGCGGTGATGGTTGGCGGTTCATCACTTTGTAAAAATTGAACTGTGGCTTCAATTCGTTTTTCTTCTAATTGAGAAATGGCTTGAATATATTTTTGCTCTAAATTCAGAACCTCTGAAAGAGCATCAATCTCATTGCTTTTCAGCATTTCTGTTTTATCCTTCGACAGCTTCAAAAGCTGTTCATGCAATCCATAGAGACGATGCAGCTCTTCAATGATTATTTTAACTGACATTCACGCTACTCCCTTTTGTTATTGTTGTTTATAAAAATTCAGCATTTTATCAGCAATGCCTTTTGTATCTACTTGATATGTTCCGGCTTCAATGCTTTTTTTAATTTGGTCTATTTTATCTTGGCGTTCTTTCATGATATTCGGCACCTTTTGCATTTCGATTGCCTTTTTAGAAATTTCGACTTTATCAGTTGATTTTGCTTGATTTGATTGCAACGTTTGTTTCTCATATGTTTTCTTGTAAGGATTTACTGGTTGTGTTCCATATCGATTAATTTTCACGGGATTCCTCTCGCTTTCCGTTACAGTCTGTCTTGATTCTATCCATTTTATCGACCAAACTGCAACTTAGTTTAGGGAATCAATCGTTTTTAGGATTAATGGCATAATAGGTGTCTTTTTTCCTAGATTCAATCTCCCTTTTACGCTCTTCTTCTTGATTCATTTGACTCATTTGCGAATGAATATCCTGTTCACATTGGCTGCACAG is drawn from Bacillus pumilus and contains these coding sequences:
- the flgK gene encoding flagellar hook-associated protein FlgK codes for the protein MGSTFMGLETAKRGITAQRAGLYVTSNNVSNANTDGYSRQRVTFKADNPYPVISVYDGKNYGQMGTGVQVGTVERIRDSFLDLQFRDHNNNLSYYSTKSDALSQMEGVMNDLTDEGLNRAFDNLWKSLQVLSETKNADTASARTVVKTSAQALVDQFRLLNSSLTTIQKNLKTELDSTAKNVNTILSQIDEVNKQIAAVEPNGYLPNDLYDTRDALVDQLSSLVDIKVSYNPSGGNALKIAEGTVNIEIIGANGQSAGTILNGITSEKSELQISYDNTTGLVNSLQFGTTTIAADQLQVNGKVKALVEAYGYMSNGAEKGMYPDMLAELDEVAQVFMDTFNDVHKQGYTLNGTSGQDFFDIENNNELNKGLAARIKVSDVILASTDNIAASLNQTQGDGSNATKLAGIQDLKVPIGGNTTTIQDYYQNVIAEMGIQGKKNMTLESSSAALVNSANERRMSTSAVSIDEEMTNMIQFQHAYNAAARVVTLQDEILDKVINGMGVVGR
- a CDS encoding flagellar protein FlgN, producing the protein MSVKIIIEELHRLYGLHEQLLKLSKDKTEMLKSNEIDALSEVLNLEQKYIQAISQLEEKRIEATVQFLQSDEPPTITACIEKAEGSDQEELISLYDKLNDIMVELKDVNELNKQLIQQSLQFISLTFDLVNPNKENMNYGQNGLESSKPKQQRALFDSKA
- the flgM gene encoding flagellar biosynthesis anti-sigma factor FlgM, with the protein product MKINRYGTQPVNPYKKTYEKQTLQSNQAKSTDKVEISKKAIEMQKVPNIMKERQDKIDQIKKSIEAGTYQVDTKGIADKMLNFYKQQ